DNA from Sphingomonas psychrotolerans:
AGCACTTCCTGCCCCGCGCGCGTCCGCCGGTCGAGCGCGGCGAAGCGGATCACCGCGAGGATAGCAGTGATCACCAGCAGCGAGATGAGGAAGCCGACGGGCTTCCCGCGCGCCTCGCCGATCTGGAGCTTGGTCCAGCCGAAGGCGAACAGCAGGAAGTAAGGCGAGGTCTGCCAGAAGCGCAGCTGGAGCGCGGCCCAACCATCCATCAGTTGCCCGTCCGCGATCAGTCGCTCGCGGATCGGATCGGCGTGGCGCTTCACCGCGCCCGCGATTTGGCCCCAGTTAGCCGGTTGAGGCAGCGCGAGCACGCTGCGTTCGGCGGCCGTGGTGCCACCGAGCCCGCCCGCAAGAAACTTCTTCCCGTCTATCGCGAGCTGCTTGGTCGCGAGCAGCCGTGCGGTGACCGCCTCGGCGAGCCGCGAGGCACCGCCGGCAAGGAAGGCGAGATGATCGATATCGGGGTTGCGCGGCACCCTGCCCTCGGGCCTGAGCCAACGCGGAATGGCGATCCCCACGATGATGGTGAAGACCAGCAGCACGCCGTAGAGCAGGAGAAACGGCCCACCGGTGAGATCGAAGGGTCCGAGTGACATAAAGTCTAGCTCCTCAGCAAGAGCACCCCGAGCGCGAGCACGGCCAGCATCGCCGCAAACAGCAATGCGGCCCGGATCGCCTTTCGGGGCACGATGATCGCGTCGCGCGGATGCACGCGGCGCGCTTTCGGGTCCTCGTTCAGCCGCCGCGCCGCGTCGGGCCACAAATCCGCGGGCGGGGAGCCGAAGACGCTTTCATAGCTTCTGAGCGTCTCGGCATATTGCGTGAAATAGCGGTGCTGCTCGTCGCTGCCGCCGGCGGTGGGGCCATGGTGCAGCGAACGCCCAAGCACCTGGGGGCAGAAGCGCTCCCAATAGTCGCGGGTATAGGTGAGGTGCAGGTGCCAGACCTGATCGACCTGATCCGACGGCGTTACCGGATGCCCTGCTGTGACGGCGAGGAAGCAGAAGCGCTTATATTCCTCGATCGCCCGCTCGGCCTCGGCCCGGCTCCAGCCATTCTCGCGCGCCAGTCGCCCCACAAAGGGCAAAGCCGCACCGTCGGGACCGAAATCGTAATGGGAGAGACTGTTCCAGACCGGGTGGTCGGCAGGGGTGCGAGAGAGACCGGAGGCCTTGCTCATCTATAAATCCCATTACCATGATGGGCGTTAAATGTCAAGAATCAGGTCTGCCGCGCCGCCTCAGGGCCTGCCGGTGGCCAGCCCCTTGGCCCAATCGTGCCGCCCCTCGCGCTCCGCTTTGGCTACGGCGGCCACATGATCATAGGGCACTGTGTGAAAGGTAGGCTCGGTGCCATCGAGGATGGCATAGCGCGCGTCGGGGTCGCCCGCTGCGACGCTGTAAGGCCAGGGCTGGTCATCGTGAAACGCCTGCAGTCCCACGCTGCCGGGATTGGCGACGCTGCGCCCGTCGGCGAGCCGCTGCACATCGGGCATGTGCGAATGCCCGCACAGCGTCAGACTTTCGGGCCGATCCCCCAGCCGCGCGCGCAC
Protein-coding regions in this window:
- a CDS encoding TIGR04222 domain-containing membrane protein, with product MSLGPFDLTGGPFLLLYGVLLVFTIIVGIAIPRWLRPEGRVPRNPDIDHLAFLAGGASRLAEAVTARLLATKQLAIDGKKFLAGGLGGTTAAERSVLALPQPANWGQIAGAVKRHADPIRERLIADGQLMDGWAALQLRFWQTSPYFLLFAFGWTKLQIGEARGKPVGFLISLLVITAILAVIRFAALDRRTRAGQEVLGEARERSERLRRAPAEGEAGLAVALFGTVVLVGSTFGDFHRMRTSNDGAGGGDSGSSGGGDGGGCGGGGCGGCGGG
- a CDS encoding glycine-rich domain-containing protein — its product is MSKASGLSRTPADHPVWNSLSHYDFGPDGAALPFVGRLARENGWSRAEAERAIEEYKRFCFLAVTAGHPVTPSDQVDQVWHLHLTYTRDYWERFCPQVLGRSLHHGPTAGGSDEQHRYFTQYAETLRSYESVFGSPPADLWPDAARRLNEDPKARRVHPRDAIIVPRKAIRAALLFAAMLAVLALGVLLLRS